Below is a window of Deltaproteobacteria bacterium DNA.
TGGCAAAATGATGAATAGCCTCTTTTTTGGGGCTTATTTGGCTTGATTTTTTCGACAGGCTGATATAAGAAACACCGTCGTTACATAGTTCGCCGAAGTGGTGGAACCTGGTAGACACGCTATCTTGAGGGGGTAGTGGGCTACGCCCGTGCCGGTTCAAGTCCGGCCTTCGGCACCATTTGAATGGATTAGGGGTGATTTCGGGTAGTTACCGGGGTCACCCCTTTCCATATGCAAATATATGCATTGCTTCGTTCTGCATCGGCACCGTTTTGACCGGTCAAATCACATCAAAAACTCACAAAAACAACATCACTATCTCAAAGCCCTTCGACCAACCTTCCCTCGGTTTTGGGCTTCGGGCAAAGCGCATCATCCAACCCTCCCCTACCCTCTCCAGGAATCCAATGACAGTAATAACGGATCGTTGTGTCTATGGAACTGTGTCCAAGCAACTTGGAAACGTAGGCAACACTTTGATGCGCCATTAACAGAGTCGTTGCGTATGAATGCCGAAGCTGGTGCGGTGACCGCTCCCGAAGCCCCCCACTCTTACACACCTTTTTCATCAGACCCTGAATCCTTCGTTGGGTGAAAGGCACCTGCATACTTTGCTGACCTTCAAAAAACAAAAGGTCCACATCCCCTCCGTGACCACTTTTCAAACCTTCCTTACGGATGTGAAGGATGTATTCTTTCAGTTCGCCCATAAGGAATTCGGGGACATCCACGAAACGAAACTTTCCGTTCTTCGGTTTTCCGAATACGCCACGCTTGTAGCTTTGGGTCACTTGGTACAGGTTTCGCTTCATGTGAAAAAGTTAAGATCTTCCCGGACAGTCAGCACCCCGCAGTAAGCGCCATCCCCGGCCCGTAGGATGAAGCCGGGGGATGGCGCGCGGTCTTCCTCTCGGGTAAAATGAGTTT
It encodes the following:
- a CDS encoding tyrosine-type recombinase/integrase, translated to MKRNLYQVTQSYKRGVFGKPKNGKFRFVDVPEFLMGELKEYILHIRKEGLKSGHGGDVDLLFFEGQQSMQVPFTQRRIQGLMKKVCKSGGLRERSPHQLRHSYATTLLMAHQSVAYVSKLLGHSSIDTTIRYYCHWIPGEGRGGLDDALCPKPKTEGRLVEGL